In the Magnetococcales bacterium genome, one interval contains:
- a CDS encoding B12-binding domain-containing radical SAM protein, which yields MESLHERLRRLHETATGRKLRVTLVRPPVFFHKRSLSNEATPSLAMAYITAFLRQNGYDPLWIDAMAEGLNATWEHKNFPDFLGHGLTPDQLLARIPPTSEVIGFHAMFSSEWPMVRELIKAVRERFPHALFVAGGEHLTALTEYSLRDCPALDIGARGEGEHRMLEILETVRLGKPLTEIHGIGFLDAAGTYVETSGLPRIPNISTLPWPYWPPGYMEAFWKSGKSYGPQSARDMPMLWTRGCPFKCSFCSNPNMWTSRYAMREVDEVIAEIKHHIDQYNITTVQLYDLTAIVKKKWIVELLEKMLAQNIHVKLAFPAGTRSEVLDDEVLALLKKAGTTYLTYAPESGSPAVLKMVGKRIDLDAIFRSIKSAVRQGLTVRINMVLGFPGETRKDVLKSLWFGLRCMYMGVDEIQPYIFMPFPGSTMFRQLLDQGKIQLGDPYFLTLNTLNTDLTNLSHRVFNEQMRPGELTFYRLILTFISYFIGYIFHPSRIIRTIRNVFSEHDAANVFEHRLKDAIRRKRVAS from the coding sequence GTGGAATCGTTGCATGAACGTTTGAGAAGATTGCATGAAACGGCAACCGGCAGAAAATTGCGGGTGACCCTGGTTCGCCCACCGGTCTTTTTTCACAAGCGCAGTCTTTCCAACGAGGCCACCCCCTCCCTGGCCATGGCGTATATTACCGCTTTTTTGCGTCAGAATGGCTATGATCCACTCTGGATCGATGCCATGGCCGAAGGGTTGAACGCCACCTGGGAACATAAAAATTTTCCGGATTTTCTGGGCCATGGTCTGACCCCGGACCAGCTTCTGGCCAGAATTCCCCCCACCAGTGAGGTGATTGGTTTTCACGCCATGTTTTCCTCGGAGTGGCCCATGGTGCGGGAGCTGATCAAGGCCGTGCGGGAACGGTTTCCACACGCCCTGTTCGTGGCCGGCGGGGAACATTTGACCGCCCTGACGGAATATTCCCTGCGGGATTGTCCGGCCCTGGACATCGGTGCCCGCGGCGAAGGGGAACACCGGATGCTGGAGATTCTGGAGACTGTCCGCCTTGGCAAGCCCTTGACGGAAATCCATGGCATCGGTTTCCTGGATGCCGCCGGTACCTATGTCGAAACCAGCGGTCTGCCCCGCATCCCCAACATCAGCACCCTGCCCTGGCCCTATTGGCCGCCCGGCTATATGGAAGCCTTCTGGAAATCCGGCAAATCCTATGGGCCACAATCGGCCCGTGACATGCCCATGCTCTGGACCCGGGGCTGTCCCTTCAAATGCTCATTCTGCTCCAATCCGAACATGTGGACCTCCCGTTATGCGATGCGGGAAGTGGATGAAGTCATCGCCGAAATCAAACACCATATCGACCAGTACAACATCACCACGGTGCAGCTTTACGACTTGACCGCCATCGTCAAAAAAAAGTGGATCGTGGAACTCCTCGAAAAAATGCTTGCCCAAAATATTCACGTCAAGCTGGCCTTCCCCGCCGGAACCCGCAGCGAAGTGCTGGATGATGAAGTGCTGGCCCTGTTGAAAAAGGCCGGCACCACCTACCTGACCTACGCCCCGGAAAGCGGGTCGCCGGCAGTCTTGAAGATGGTCGGCAAACGCATTGACCTGGATGCCATCTTCCGGTCGATCAAATCGGCTGTGCGCCAGGGTCTGACCGTGCGCATCAACATGGTCCTCGGTTTTCCCGGAGAGACCCGCAAGGATGTGCTGAAATCCTTGTGGTTTGGCCTGCGCTGCATGTACATGGGCGTCGATGAAATTCAACCTTACATTTTCATGCCGTTCCCCGGTTCGACCATGTTTCGCCAACTGCTCGACCAGGGAAAAATTCAATTGGGCGATCCCTATTTTCTGACCCTGAATACCCTGAATACCGATTTGACCAATCTTTCCCACCGGGTGTTCAACGAACAAATGCGCCCCGGTGAACTGACCTTCTACCGGCTGATCCTGACCTTCATCTCCTATTTTATCGGTTACATTTTTCACCCCTCACGCATCATCCGCACCATCCGCAACGTTTTCAGCGAACATGATGCGGCCAACGTATTCGAACACCGCCTGAAAGATGCCATTCGCCGCAAACGGGTTGCATCCTGA